Proteins encoded by one window of Actinocorallia herbida:
- a CDS encoding ADP-ribosylglycohydrolase family protein has protein sequence MGIDRRGGAWRALGGVAAGDALGSQFFVPEHRGAFERREPPEGPWQWTDDTEMACGVVRVLEAAGRVDQDLLARVFAERHDFDRGYGPGTNRLLRLVREGGDWRKLVREGFGGQGSWGNGAAMRVAPLGAWFADDLGTAAEQAVLSAEVTHAHPEGVAGAVAVAVAAGVAAGTDRLSPGRFLDAVLEHVPGGRVREGVEEARRLLTIADAATAAAVLGNGRQVAAHDTVPFCLWAAARHLDDFEAGFWATASAGGDVDTTCAIVGGVIAARPGGEVPARWLPRIEELPEWVRAPLRDREEVPDGTA, from the coding sequence ATGGGCATTGATCGTCGTGGGGGTGCGTGGCGGGCGCTGGGCGGGGTGGCGGCGGGGGACGCGCTGGGGTCGCAGTTCTTCGTGCCGGAGCATCGGGGGGCGTTCGAGCGGCGGGAACCGCCGGAGGGTCCCTGGCAGTGGACCGATGACACGGAGATGGCCTGCGGGGTCGTTCGAGTGCTCGAGGCGGCCGGGCGGGTCGACCAGGACCTCCTGGCCCGGGTGTTCGCAGAACGCCATGATTTCGACCGGGGATACGGGCCGGGGACCAACCGTCTGCTGCGCCTGGTGCGGGAGGGCGGGGACTGGCGGAAGCTCGTCCGGGAAGGCTTCGGCGGCCAGGGGTCCTGGGGGAACGGGGCGGCGATGCGGGTCGCGCCGCTCGGCGCGTGGTTCGCCGATGATCTCGGGACCGCGGCGGAGCAGGCGGTGCTGTCCGCGGAGGTGACGCACGCGCATCCCGAGGGCGTCGCCGGGGCGGTGGCCGTCGCCGTGGCGGCCGGTGTCGCCGCGGGCACGGACCGGCTCTCGCCGGGGCGGTTCCTCGACGCGGTCCTGGAGCACGTGCCCGGAGGCAGGGTCCGGGAGGGCGTCGAGGAGGCTCGGCGGCTGCTCACGATCGCGGACGCCGCGACGGCCGCGGCGGTCCTCGGCAACGGGCGCCAGGTGGCGGCGCACGACACGGTGCCCTTCTGCCTGTGGGCCGCCGCCCGCCACCTCGACGACTTCGAGGCGGGCTTCTGGGCGACGGCGTCGGCCGGTGGCGACGTCGACACCACCTGCGCGATCGTCGGCGGCGTCATCGCCGCGCGGCCGGGGGGCGAGGTTCCCGCGCGCTGGCTGCCGCGCATCGAGGAACTGCCCGAGTGGGTTCGGGCTCCGCTCCGCGATCGGGAGGAGGTGCCGGACGGAACCGCGTGA
- a CDS encoding FG-GAP repeat domain-containing protein yields MKTVALPSLAALALTAALIPGSAAQARPHPARPGDYDGDGRRDIAVTLERAKGQKSAILVYSGGAKRVSRNPDVIRRPNATGHFTALATGDFDGDGYADLAGLLEREPVPGDVQGGLVVYAGSRKGLGKKARTLLPWGAAERVAPVAADFNGDGYADVAVRVPMGVLVFKGGAKGLDADRYKILKGVTGRLAAGDVSGDKLAELVAVGARAVTFRSKKGYWPDPSRSWTSDGFQDGEGPAHLADITGDGRADLVATRLTGPGTGHVDVRLGTGRGFGLPLAPIPFTGSVTVGDVTGDGRADVVVAPDSRTLRVIRGTRKGLDTAHARTIKTSAFGAKEIDAQDMVVQNPVGGPAKELLIPDSAAPNLWVVPVTRPKTAQKLPVPLSGLLGQGTARP; encoded by the coding sequence GTGAAGACCGTCGCCCTTCCCTCGCTCGCCGCCTTGGCTCTCACGGCGGCGCTGATCCCCGGATCCGCCGCGCAGGCCCGACCGCACCCCGCGCGGCCGGGCGACTACGACGGCGACGGACGCCGCGACATCGCGGTGACCCTCGAGCGGGCCAAGGGGCAGAAGTCCGCGATCCTCGTGTACTCCGGCGGCGCCAAGAGGGTCTCGCGCAATCCCGACGTCATCCGGCGGCCCAACGCGACGGGTCACTTCACCGCCCTGGCGACCGGCGACTTCGACGGCGACGGCTACGCGGACCTGGCCGGCCTGCTCGAACGGGAGCCCGTGCCGGGCGACGTCCAGGGCGGTCTGGTCGTCTACGCGGGCTCGCGCAAGGGCCTGGGCAAGAAGGCCAGGACCCTGCTGCCCTGGGGCGCGGCCGAGCGCGTCGCCCCCGTCGCCGCCGACTTCAACGGTGACGGCTACGCCGACGTGGCCGTCCGGGTCCCGATGGGGGTCCTGGTCTTCAAGGGCGGCGCCAAGGGCCTCGACGCCGACCGCTACAAGATCCTCAAGGGCGTGACGGGGCGGCTCGCGGCGGGTGACGTGAGCGGCGACAAGCTCGCCGAACTCGTGGCGGTCGGCGCCCGGGCCGTGACCTTCCGGAGCAAGAAGGGGTACTGGCCGGATCCGTCCCGGTCCTGGACCTCGGACGGGTTCCAGGACGGCGAGGGCCCGGCGCACCTCGCCGACATCACCGGCGACGGCCGCGCCGACCTGGTCGCCACCCGGCTGACGGGTCCGGGCACCGGCCATGTCGACGTGCGCCTGGGCACCGGCCGGGGCTTCGGCCTGCCGCTCGCGCCGATCCCCTTCACCGGGTCGGTGACCGTCGGCGACGTCACCGGCGACGGCCGCGCCGACGTGGTCGTCGCGCCCGACTCCCGGACCCTCCGCGTGATCCGCGGCACCCGCAAGGGTCTCGACACCGCCCACGCCAGGACCATCAAGACGTCCGCGTTCGGCGCGAAGGAGATCGACGCACAGGACATGGTGGTCCAGAACCCGGTCGGCGGCCCCGCCAAGGAGCTCCTCATCCCCGACAGCGCGGCCCCGAACCTCTGGGTCGTCCCCGTCACCCGCCCCAAGACCGCCCAGAAACTCCCGGTCCCCCTCTCCGGCCTCCTCGGCCAGGGAACCGCCCGCCCCTGA
- a CDS encoding winged helix-turn-helix transcriptional regulator: protein MATTTAAEKRARAKAEYDAFLAACPSRKLLDRISDKWVTLILAALGGDGCADAPRSMRFSELSRTLAGVSQKMLTQTLRSLERDGLLTRTATPTVPVTVSYALTDLGLSLHQMMRGLKTWAETHMDEVLANRATHDTRTT from the coding sequence ATGGCGACGACGACGGCGGCCGAGAAGAGAGCACGGGCCAAGGCGGAGTACGACGCCTTCCTGGCGGCATGTCCGAGCCGCAAGCTGCTCGACCGGATCTCCGATAAATGGGTCACTTTGATCCTGGCCGCGCTGGGCGGCGACGGCTGCGCCGACGCGCCCCGGTCGATGCGCTTCTCGGAGTTGTCCCGCACGCTGGCCGGCGTCAGCCAGAAGATGCTCACGCAGACCCTGCGCTCCCTGGAGCGGGACGGTCTCCTCACCCGCACCGCGACGCCGACCGTACCCGTCACCGTCTCCTATGCGCTGACCGACCTCGGCCTCTCCCTCCATCAGATGATGCGCGGCCTCAAGACCTGGGCCGAGACGCACATGGACGAGGTGCTCGCCAACCGCGCGACCCACGACACCCGCACCACTTGA
- a CDS encoding helix-turn-helix domain-containing protein: protein MNRAGLAEILRTARARVRPQDVGLPAGTRRQVPGLRREELALLAGVSVDYIVRLEQGRGPRPSGQVIAALAQALRLDDDDRDLLFRLADHEPPQAGRIAMVVQPSVLRLLDRMADLPVLVLSAKGDVLAWNPLAAALQGDMSAWPRRRRNLIWQRFLGSSRCQVAAGPDEDDAAARASIGTLRAAQARYPGDPDLTRMIAELRRGSTRFDELWREGRSSQWRTATKSVRHPGLGTFSLDCDVMLLPDGHQTVLVYSAEPGSPGATMLDMLRVIGLQQV from the coding sequence GTGAACCGCGCCGGACTCGCCGAAATCCTCCGCACCGCCCGAGCCCGTGTCCGACCACAGGACGTCGGGCTGCCGGCGGGAACACGCCGCCAGGTGCCGGGTCTGCGCCGCGAGGAACTGGCCCTGCTCGCGGGCGTGAGCGTCGACTACATCGTCCGGCTCGAGCAGGGGCGCGGACCGCGGCCCTCCGGTCAGGTCATCGCCGCGCTGGCGCAGGCCCTGCGGCTCGACGACGACGACCGCGACCTGCTGTTCCGGCTCGCCGACCACGAACCGCCGCAGGCCGGGCGCATCGCGATGGTCGTCCAGCCGAGCGTGCTCCGGCTGCTGGACCGCATGGCGGATCTGCCCGTGCTGGTGCTGTCGGCGAAGGGCGACGTGCTGGCCTGGAACCCCCTCGCGGCGGCGCTGCAGGGCGACATGTCCGCGTGGCCGCGGCGACGGCGCAACCTCATCTGGCAGCGTTTCCTCGGCAGCAGCCGCTGCCAGGTCGCCGCGGGCCCCGACGAGGACGACGCGGCCGCCCGCGCCTCGATCGGCACGCTGCGCGCCGCACAGGCCCGGTACCCGGGCGACCCCGACCTGACCCGGATGATCGCGGAACTGCGTCGCGGCAGCACCCGGTTCGACGAGCTCTGGCGGGAAGGGCGCTCCTCCCAATGGCGTACTGCGACCAAGAGCGTCAGGCACCCCGGCCTGGGCACGTTCTCGCTCGACTGCGACGTCATGCTGCTCCCGGACGGCCACCAGACCGTGCTCGTGTACTCGGCCGAGCCGGGATCCCCCGGGGCGACGATGCTCGACATGCTGCGGGTGATCGGGCTCCAGCAGGTGTGA
- a CDS encoding aldo/keto reductase family oxidoreductase, whose translation MSTLSAPLPGGTWTLGDLTVTRFGYGAMQLAGPGVMGPPADHDGALAVLREVVDLGITHLDTSDAYGPHLTNRLIREALHPYPASLRIVTKVGATRDRQGGWPTARAPEDLRRSVHENLENLGVEVLDVVNLRLGDAQGTQAGSLAEPFEALVELQRQGLIRHLGVSNATAEQVAEAQAIAPIVCVQNMYNLAYRRDDELIDALAEDGVAYVPFFPLGGFSPLQSSALSSVAARLSTTPMSVALAWLLQRSPNILLIPGTSSAAHLRENVAGAGVPLTGAELAELDEIGR comes from the coding sequence ATGAGTACGCTCTCCGCGCCGCTTCCCGGCGGCACCTGGACACTCGGCGACCTGACCGTCACCCGGTTCGGCTACGGTGCCATGCAGCTCGCCGGCCCCGGGGTCATGGGCCCGCCCGCCGACCACGACGGCGCACTCGCCGTCCTCCGCGAGGTCGTCGACCTCGGCATCACCCATCTCGACACCAGTGACGCCTACGGGCCGCACCTCACCAACCGGCTGATCCGTGAGGCGCTGCACCCGTACCCCGCATCGCTGCGCATCGTCACCAAGGTCGGCGCGACCCGGGACCGGCAGGGCGGCTGGCCCACGGCCCGGGCGCCGGAAGACCTGCGCCGGTCCGTCCACGAGAACCTCGAGAATCTCGGCGTCGAGGTGCTCGACGTGGTCAATCTGCGCCTCGGGGACGCTCAGGGGACCCAGGCCGGCTCGCTCGCCGAGCCGTTCGAAGCGCTCGTCGAACTCCAGCGGCAGGGCCTGATCCGGCATCTCGGAGTGAGCAACGCGACGGCCGAGCAGGTCGCCGAGGCGCAGGCGATCGCGCCGATCGTGTGCGTGCAGAACATGTACAACCTCGCGTACCGCCGGGACGACGAGCTGATCGACGCGCTCGCCGAAGACGGCGTCGCCTACGTGCCCTTCTTCCCGCTCGGCGGCTTCAGCCCACTGCAGTCCTCGGCGCTCTCGAGCGTGGCCGCCCGCCTGTCCACGACGCCGATGTCCGTCGCCCTGGCCTGGCTCTTGCAGCGGTCGCCGAACATCCTGCTCATTCCCGGCACCTCGTCGGCGGCGCACCTGCGCGAGAACGTCGCCGGAGCGGGGGTCCCGCTCACCGGGGCGGAACTCGCCGAGCTGGACGAGATCGGCCGTTAG
- a CDS encoding dihydrofolate reductase family protein, translating to MSDVRVGVGKVVVNRAMSLDGFIAGPGHSMDWIADHLTADAVPEVMAATGAMLVGRGTYEVAKRMSDQGAAYDGGPQFVLTHRPPAEPDPSVTFLTCALEEAVATARDAAGGKNLEILGADLAAQCLRRGLVDEILVYVLPVLLGDGVRFSPPGLGRIELEPFSNTQSGAVTTLRFRVRR from the coding sequence ATGAGTGATGTGCGCGTCGGCGTCGGCAAAGTGGTCGTGAACAGGGCGATGTCGCTGGACGGCTTCATCGCCGGTCCCGGCCACTCGATGGACTGGATCGCCGACCACCTGACCGCGGACGCGGTGCCGGAGGTCATGGCGGCCACGGGCGCGATGCTCGTCGGCCGGGGCACGTACGAGGTCGCCAAGCGCATGTCCGATCAGGGCGCCGCCTACGACGGGGGACCGCAGTTCGTCCTCACGCACAGGCCTCCTGCCGAGCCGGACCCTTCCGTCACGTTCCTCACCTGTGCGCTTGAGGAAGCCGTCGCCACGGCGCGCGACGCGGCGGGCGGCAAGAACCTGGAGATCCTCGGCGCCGACCTGGCCGCCCAGTGCCTGCGGCGCGGGCTCGTCGACGAGATCCTCGTGTACGTCCTGCCGGTGCTCCTCGGTGACGGTGTCCGCTTCTCGCCCCCGGGCCTCGGCAGGATCGAGCTGGAGCCTTTCAGCAACACCCAGTCGGGCGCCGTCACGACGCTCCGCTTCCGCGTGCGGCGGTAG
- a CDS encoding SDR family oxidoreductase gives MTETKTVALVTGANKGLGRETVRRLAGEGWRVFLAARDRERGVRAADELAGAGLAVEFVELDVTSDESVAAAAKAVAERVERLDVLVNNAGVGGPMLDPADMDADALRVLYEVNVFGQVRVTHAFLPLLRKSAQPRVVMVSSGLASLTHAGDPARPEHGFLSLDYASSKAALNMVVSQYARALPGFQVNAADPGNPATDMNHHTGVHTVEEGASAIIRLATLDAGGPTGGFFGSDGPVPW, from the coding sequence ATGACGGAGACGAAGACGGTGGCCCTGGTCACCGGAGCGAACAAGGGGCTGGGCCGGGAGACCGTGCGCCGCCTGGCCGGCGAGGGATGGCGGGTCTTCCTGGCCGCGCGGGACCGGGAGCGCGGCGTCCGCGCGGCCGACGAGCTGGCGGGCGCGGGGCTCGCAGTGGAGTTCGTCGAGCTCGACGTGACCTCGGACGAGTCCGTGGCGGCGGCCGCGAAGGCCGTCGCCGAGCGCGTGGAGCGCCTGGACGTCCTGGTCAACAACGCCGGAGTGGGCGGCCCGATGCTGGATCCGGCCGACATGGACGCCGACGCGCTCCGGGTGCTGTACGAGGTGAACGTGTTCGGTCAGGTGCGGGTCACCCACGCGTTCCTGCCGTTGCTCCGGAAGTCGGCACAGCCCCGCGTCGTCATGGTCTCCAGCGGTCTCGCCTCGCTGACGCACGCCGGTGATCCGGCCCGCCCCGAGCACGGCTTTCTGAGCCTGGACTACGCCTCGTCGAAGGCGGCGCTCAACATGGTCGTCTCCCAGTACGCCCGGGCGCTGCCCGGGTTCCAGGTCAACGCCGCCGATCCGGGCAACCCGGCCACCGACATGAACCATCACACGGGTGTCCACACGGTCGAGGAGGGCGCCTCGGCGATCATCAGGCTGGCCACCTTGGACGCCGGTGGGCCGACGGGAGGCTTCTTCGGCAGCGACGGCCCGGTTCCATGGTAG